The DNA segment TCACCTTCGGCGAGCAGGCTGGGGTCGATGGAGACGCGCTTGACGTCGTTCTTGCAGGTCATCACCACCTTGACCAGGCCGGCGCCGGACTGGCCCTCGACCTCGATCAGGGCAAGCTGCTCCTGCATCTTCTTCATGTTTTCCTGCATCTGCTGGGCTTGCTTCATCAGCCCGGCCAGTTGGCCCTTCATCATGGAGTGCTCCTGATTAGCGTTTGGATAGAAGTTACGGGCCGCCGCGCGTCATGGGCGCCGGCGGCCTGGCGAAACAAGAGGTCAGGCAGCGCGCGGCTGGATCGATCCCTCCAGGATCGTGCCACCGAACTCGCGCAGCAGACCCTGCACGAAGGGATCCCCCTCGATGGTGGCCTCCGCTTCGCGCTGGCGCTCGGCGCGCGCCTGCGCATCCGCGGCGGCGGCGGTATCGGCCACCGCGCCAATCTCGCACTGCACCCGCACTTCGGCGCCGAGGTGCTCGGCCAGCGTCTGCTGCAGGCGTTCGACGACGCCGGCCTCGGTAATGGGCGCCACCGGCGCGCGCAGGTGGAAGGTACGGCCCACGACCTGGACAAGCTCGCTCTGGTAGGCCAGTTGCTGCGCAAGGCCCTTGAGCGGCAGGCTGGCAGCCAGTGCCGGCCACGCGCCGGTGAACACCGGCGGCGTGCCATCTTCGCCGGCCGCCGGCGGCTTGGGCGGCGTGAGCCGCACCGGAGCCACCGGCTCGGCCGGAGCAGCTTGCACGGCAGCGGGGGCGGGGGCGGGCGGCGCGGCGCGCGGGGCAGGTTCGCGCCGGAGCGCGGCCTGGCGCGACGGCATCGGCTCGGGATCGCTGTCGTATGGCCCGATCACGGGCAGGTCGGGCGGGAGGTCTTCCCAGGGCGGTACGTCGCTGCTGCCTGCGTGTTCCCACGGCGGGACGTCGTCGCTCGGGCCGCTGTCGCGGACATCGCGCGCATCCGAGGCGGCTTGCCGTGCAGGCACAGGCTCCCGGCGCGCCGGGGCTGTGGCCTGAGCGGCAGGCACCGGGGCCGCCGGCCTCGACACCGCAACGGGTGGGCCGGGCGGACGCAAGGGATGGGCCGAGGGCGGGCGCGCGGCCGGCGCAGCAGGGGCAGCGGCAGGCGGCGGCATGCGCGGGCTGCCCCCTGCGCGCGCGGCGGAGGCCAGGCGCGCCGCGGCCAGCGCGGCACGGGCCGGCGACATCGGTGCCGCGCTGGCGGGAGCGGTTGCCGGCGCGACGGCTGCCGGAGCCGGGCTCAGCGTCCTTGCGGGTGCTGCCGGCGCGGGTTGTTGTGCCTGCGCTGCCGAGGGATCGGCGGCCGGCATCGGCGCGGCCGCACGCAAGCTCGGAGCAACAGGCGCCGCGGCGGCGCTGGCTGCGGCCGTATCTGCCGCAACCCGTGCCGCCGGCGCAGCGCCTCCGCGCGTGCGCGGCGCCGGTTGGCCGCCACCCTGCGCCACCGTAGGCGTGGGGCTGGCCGACGGGCGGAATGCCAGCATGCGCAGCAGCGTCATGGTGAAGCCCGCGTACTCGTCGGGCGCCAGCGCCAGCTCACTGCGACCAAGGTTGGCGATCTGGTAGAACAGCTGCACTTCCTGCGCATCGAAGGCTGCGGCAAAGCGGCGCACTTCGGCGGCTTCCGGCCACTCTTCCTGGACCGAGGCCGGCACCGCCTGCGCCAGCGCGATCTTGTGCAGCAGCGAGGCCAGGTCCTGCAAGGCGCCGGCAAACGACAGGCTGCGATCCGCCATGCCGTCCGCTACCGCCAGCATGGCGGGGCCGTCTTCGGCGGCCAGCGCATCCAGCAACTGCACCAGGTAGCTCTGATCGATCGCGCCCAGCATGCCGCGCACGGCGGCCTCGGACACCTGGCCGGCGCTGTAGGCGATGGCCTGGTCGGTCAGCGACAGCGCGTCGCGCATCGAGCCGTGGGCGGCCTGGGCCAGCAGGCGCAGCGCATTGGGCTCGCGCACGATGCCCTCCTCGCCCAGCACGTGGTCGAGGTGGCTGACGATATGGCCCGGCGGCATCTGCTTGAGGTTGAACTGCAGGCAGCGCGACAACACCGTGACCGGGATCTTCTGCGGATCGGTGGTGGCCAGGATGAATTTGACGTGCGCGGGCGGCTCTTCCAGCGTCTTCAGCATGGCGTTGAAGGCGTGGTTGGTCAGCATGTGCACTTCGTCGATCATGTAGACCTTGAAGCGCCCCGCCGTGGGTGCGTACACCGCCTTGTCCAGCAGCGACGCCATTTCATCGACACCGCGGTTGGAGGCCGCGTCCATCTCGATATAGTCGACGAAACGCCCGCTATCGATCTCGGTGCAGGCCTTGCACACCCCGCAAGGCTGCGCGGTGATGTCGCCCGTGCCGTCCGGCCCGATGCAATTCAGCGCCTTGGCGAGAATCCGGGACAGCGTGGTCTTGCCGACGCCCCGCGTGCCGGTAAACAGGTAGGCATGGTGCAGCCGCTGTTGTTCCAGCGCGTGCGTGAGCGCGCGGACCACGTGCTCCTGGCCGACCAGCGTGGTGAAATCCCGGGGGCGCCATTTGCGCGCTAGCACTTGATAACTCATGGCGGCGATTGTAGCAAAAGGCGGCCGTCGTTCAGGCGGGATTCACGCCCGCTTCACAGGGTGGCCAGGTGTGTTGCCCTGCGCCCCAGGCCCCTAGCCGCATTCCCCGACATACCCGCAGTTGGCGCACTTGGCGCAACCATCGACCTTGTGCAGGGCATGGGCGCCGCACTCCGGGCACGGCTTGCCCGAACGCAGCCCCATCCCGGCGGCCGGCATGCCAGCGCCACCCGCTGCCGGGGCCGCGCCACCACGGTCAACGGCACCCCCACTAGGCCCTTCCAGCCCTTCCAGCCCGGCCAGGCGGGCCGCAAGCGCCGCCACCGGCACTTGGATGCCCTCGGCATCGAGGAAACCCCGCTTGATCAGGATGCGCTGCAGGGCATACCCGATCGCCGCCACCTCGGAATCGTGGAAGCGCGGCACCTCGGTGCCGTCCTGGCGCGTCAGCGTGCCATAGCGCACCGTGCCCTTATCCCATACGACATTGCGCATGTCGGCCAAGGCCTTGGCGATCGAGCCCCCGGAACGCGCCACCATCGACAGCAGCCGCATGGTGGACGTGATCCACTGCTGGCCGTCGTTGCGTTGCCCGGCCGGCATGAAAAACTCCACCGGACGCTCCACGGCCACCGGCTTGCCGTCAAGCTGGCCGGCCACACGCATGAAATTGACCGTCAGGTAGACCGTCTTGTGCCCCTCATAGGTCATGTACTCGACCTTGGAGGTCACCCCTTCGAGGTCGCCCACGGGCCGGCTCGCGAATGGCTTGCGCAGCGGGTCGTCCGTCACAGCGGGCATGGCGGGCGCAGCCTGGGCGCCGGCCGGCGGCGGCGTCACCGACAGCACCGCGCCCAGCACGCTATTGGGGCGGTAGGTGGCAAGCCCCTTCAGCCCCGCGCGCCAGGCTTCCAGGTAAAGGTTGCGGAAGGCCTCGTATGGATAATCCTCAGGCACGTTCACTGTCTTGCTGATGCTGGTGTCGATATAGGGCTGGACCGCCTCGAGCATCTTCATATGATCGAGCGCGGACATCTGCAGCGCCGTGACAAAACTGTCAGGCAACTGCGCCATATCGCCGCCGAGGTGGCGATAAAGGCGCCAGGCATGGTCCGCCACCTCGAACACCTTGTAGCTATCGTCGGCCATGCGCTTCTTGCGGTTGTAGGTCCACGAAAAAGCGGGCTCGATGCCGTTGGACGCGTTGTCGGCGAACGCCAGCGTGATGGTGCCGGTCGGGGCAATCGACAGCAGGTGCGAGTTGCGGATGCCGTCGCGGCCGATGGCTTCGCGCACCGCGCCCGGCAAGCGCCGCGCGAAGCCGCTGGCCAGGTAGGCCTCGGCCTTGAAGAGGGGAAAGGCGCCCTTCTCCCGCGCCAGCCCGGCCGATGCCAGGTAGGCAGTGTCGCGCAGGGTCTGCGCGATGCGCGCGGCCAGCGCGCGCCCCGCCTCGGCGTCATAGCGGATGCCCAGCATCACCAGCGCGCTGCCCAGCCCGAGAAAGCCCAGGCCAATGCGCCGCTTGGCGTGCGCCTCGGCCTGCTGCTCCGGCAACGGCCAGTAGGTGATATCGAGCACGTTGTCGAGCATGCGCACCGCCAGCCGCACCACCTCGGCGAAGGCTTCGAAATCAAAGCGGCTGTCCGCGCCAAAGGGCTGGCGCACGAAACGGGTCAGGTCGATCGAGCCGAGGTCGCAGCAGCCATAGGGCGGCAGCGGCTGCTCTGCGCAAGGATTGGTGGCCTCGATGCGCTCGCAGTAATAGAGATTGTTGTCGTCGTTGATGTGCGACAAAAACAGGATGCCGGGCTCCGCATGGTCGTAGGTAGCCCGCATCACCTGGTCCCACAACTGGCGCGCCGGCACGCGGCGATAGGCCCACTGGCCGTCGTCGCGCCGGTAAGCGCCCGCGGCAATGGTTTCCGCCGCGGGCTCGGCCTCGTGCACCAGCTCGACCTCGCCATCGGCCTCGACTGCGCGCATGAAGTCATCACTGACGCCGATCGAGATATTGAAGTTGGTCAGCTCGCCGCGGTCCTTGGCGTGGATGAAGGTCTCGATATCCGGGTGGTCGCAGCGCAGCACGCCCATCTGCGCCCCACGGCGCGAACCGGCAGATTCCACCGTGGCGCAGGAAGCATCGAACACCTTCATGAACGACACGGGCCCCGAAGCGCGCGAGTGCGTGCCCCTCACCAGCGCACCGGCTGGGCGGATCGCGGAGAAGTCGTAGCCCACGCCGCCGCCGCGCCGCATGGTCTCCGCCGCCTGCGCCACCGCGGTGTAGATGCTCGGCTTGCCGTCACGCACCTCGGACACGGAGTCCCCCACCGGCTGCACGAAGCAGTTGATCAGCGTGGCCTCGATGCGCGTGCCGGCCGCCGAGTTGATGCGCCCCGCCGGTACGAAGCCCTGCTCCTGCGCCCACAGGAAGCGCTCAGCCCATTGCGCGCGCTGCGCCTCGGGCTCTGCCTCGGCCAGCGCGCGCGCCACCCGCTGGCGCACGTCGGCAGCGGTCGCCTCCTCACCCTTGGCGTACTTCTCCAGCAGGACTTCCGTGGAGATGTCCTGGGGCGGCAGCGTGGCGCGGAGCATCTGGTCTTTGGCATTCATCGTGGATCTCACAGGTGTCTGGGTTGCATGGCTCAATCAAGCGACTCAATCAATTTACGCAATCAATTTCGCGGAAAACTGCCGGACCCGCCCGCGCTGGGTTACAATGCCGACCGGACGGGCCTCCTCGCATGGTGGCGCGGTCAACCTGGTCAGGTCGGGAACGAAGCAGCCACAGCCGTTTTCCGCCAGTGCCGAGGGTCAGGCTCGTCCCCCTAACATCCCCCAGCTGTATTCCGCAGCCATCCAGCCGCAGTTGTCCGGCAGTAACCTCCCCTCGCATCATCGCGCTTTCTTCAAGTCTGCGCATCAGGCTGCCGATGGCATAGTGTTCGGCAGGGCCTCGCTGAATCCGCATCCACGCAATGCCCTCCCGTTTTCCATGATCCAGGACTCGCTTAGAACAGCGTGCCCTGGCGCGACGTTTGCAGCGCATCCGCCGCAATCCACTCCCCGTCGGCCGTGGCCACGCCGGCCTCGACCCGCCGCCCGGGGAACATGGGCCTGACCGCTGCCACATAGCCCGCGAGCTGCTGCGCGTAGGCCGCGTGCTCCTGCGGCAGCAGGCGCAGCTTGTAGTCGATGATCACCACCCGATCGGCAAACTCCACCAGGCGGTCGATCCGCAGCAGGCGGCCGCGCGCATCGTAAAGCTCGACCTCGTTGCGGGCGCTGAGCGCGCCCTGCGGGAACAGCAACGGCCGCAATGCCGGCGCCTCCAGCATCAATCGCGCGCCTTCGACCGCGGCATGCGCCTGCTCCCGCCACAGCGTGCGCGCCTGCGCCGTGCCGGCACCTGCCAGCGGGAACCAGCGCATCACCACCTCGGGCGTAGGCAGGCCCTCGAACGCCTCCGGGTAGCGCGTCACGCGTTCCAGCAGCGCGTGCAGCAGTTCGCCATGGCGCGCCGCGTCGGCATCGAACACGATCGTGTGGTCGCCGTCCTCGCCCGTGGCGGCGCCCTGCTCCGCTTCCTCGTCCTCCCACGCCAGCACCGGCGCCAGGCTCTCGGCCGCCTCACGGTAACGCTGCCGAAAATCGGTAAAGCGCACGCGCGCATCATGGCTGGCGGCGGCATCCGCCACGTCCTGCGCGGTCGCCGCCGGGAACGGCTCGACTTCCGCGCCGACCCCGGCTGCCAACAGCCGCGCATACCAGCTACCGGCGATCTCGCGGTTACCCTCGGCGCTGTCGGCACTGCGCGATGCGCGCCCCTTGACGCCGCTCACCAGCAACCCCTGGCGCGCGCGCGTCATCGCTACATAGAGCAGGTTCCAGTTCTCACGCTCGGCCAAGGCAGCCTCAGCCTCGAACAACGGCGCGCGAGCGAGCCCGCGCGTGCTGCGCTTGCCATAGGCGGAAAAATGCACCGGCACGGCCGAGGACGGCGGCCAGTCGATCAGGATGCCGCTCCGGTCCGCGGCGGCGTCGCTGTGGTTGGCGTCCAGCAGCACGACGAACGGCGCCTCCAGCCCCTTGGCGGCGTGCACGGTGAGGATGTGGACCGCGTCCAGCGCATTGTCGGTGGCGTCGTCGGCATCGGCCTCGCCTTGCGCGTCTTCGGCACTATCGGCCATGCCGCCTTCATCCGGGCTTTCGCCTTCTTCGCCGCGCCGGATTTCCTGCAACTCGTCGATGAACTTGGGCAGGCTCGGGTAGCGCCCGCCATCGAGGTCGAGCGAGAGCTTGAGGAAGGCATCGAGGTTGGCCAGTACCTGGTCGCGGATCTCGGCCGGCGCGGCCTCGGCATAGCGCCGGCGCACTTCGCCGCCATGGTAGATGTGGTCGATCAGGTCATGCACCGGCCGATGCGGTGCCACCTCCAGCCAGTGGCGCAGGCGCGCGACGCCATCGCGCAGTGCCGGGCTGCCGAACTCCGGCAGCCCCTGCTCCCGCAGGCAGGCCCACCAGCCTGGCCGCGGCTCGCGCGCCTGGGCCATCTGCGCGATGGCGATCAGGTCCTCGTCGGTCGCGCCCACCAGCGGGCTCTTGAGCACATGGGCCAGGTCCAGGTCAGACTCCGGCGTCATCAGGAACGCCAGCAGCGCGGACAGGTCGAGCGCTTCCAGCGTGGCTAGCAAACCGCCGCGGCGCGGGCTCAGGCAGGGAATGCCAGCCTCGCGGAAAGCGCGCTCGTACTCCGCCAGATGGGTCTTGCGGCGCACCAGCAAGTGCACATCGCTCCAGCGCGCGGGCCGCGGGCCATCGCTGTCGGCAACCGGCACCGTGGCGCGGACATGCTTTAGCCAGGCCGCCACGCGCCGGCCCTCTTCGAGCCGCAGCGAATCGCCCTCGTGCTGGCGCGGCTGCGTCAGCGTATCGCGGTGCGTGGCGGGATCCCGCGCGGCCGTATCGTCATCGCTAGCCGCATCGTCCTGCGGTGCCGGCTCCGCCTCGGGCTCGACCAGCGGCAACAGCCACACCGGGCCGCCGGGCTCGTCCAGCGCGGTCGTCTGCGTCTCGAACAGCGCATAACGCCCGTCGGCGCGCGCGGTGTCGAACACCGCGTTGACCCAATCGAGCACTTCCGGGCGGTTACGGCGGGTGCGGTTGGTCCGCAGCACGGTGGCACCGAAACCCGACTGCAGCATCTCGCCGGCGGCCTGGAACAGGCGCGCATCGGCGCGGCGGAAGCGATAGATCGATTGCTTGGGGTCGCCCACCAGGAATACCGTGGGCCGCTCGCCCAGGCCTGCGTAGCCGGCCAGCCAGCCCTGCAGGATGCGCCATTGCAGCGGGTTGGTGTCCTGGAACTCGTCAAGCAACAGGTGGCGGTAGCGCGCATCGAGCCGGACCTGCAGGTAGGTCGCGGTCTCTTCGTCGCGCATCAGCCGCGCGGCCAGCCACTCGAGGTCGGCGAAGTCCATTGCGCGCTGTTCGGACTTATGGTGCTGGTAACGCGTGAGCAGCGCATCGCCCAGTTCGTACAGCGCCAGGTTGACCGCCAGCACCGCGGCCTCGCAGCGGCGTTGCGCGACCTGCTCCAGCGCGGCGCACATGTCGCCGTGCTCGGCGAGGAACGCATCGACCATCGCCTCGCCGCCCAGTGCCTTGGTCAGCGCCGTGGTGGCGCGTAGCGAACGCGGCTTGCCGGCGGCGGTAAAAAACGCGTCGCGCAATATCGCGAAGGTGCGCTCGGCCGGCTCGCCCCCTTCGGCGCCCGCCTCGCGCCACGCGCGGATCGCCAGGATCGCATCGGCCAGGCGCGTAGCGTGAGCCTGCTCGGTCTTGCCGCCCCGGCCCAGTTGCGACGCCAGGCCCTGGCAAGCGTCAAGCCAGCCGTCATCGGCCAGCACGTCCAGCAGCACGTCGACCTGGGCATCCTCGCCCAGGTCCGCGGCGAGCGCCTCGGCGGGATCAGCGCTTTCGCGGAACGCAAACCACTCGCTGCGGGCATGGAACATGGCGTCGAGCAAGGCCCGCGCCTGGAACTCACCGATGGCATCCACCAGCCGCTCGAAGGCTGCGCGCAGGTTGGCATACGGCGGCGTGGCCAGGGCCTGCCAGAACGGCGCCCAGGCCTCGCGTTTCATGCGCAGTGCATCTTCGCGCAGCGTGGCGCCCGGCACGATGCCCGACGCCAGCGGCGCGCCGCGCAGCAGCGTGCCAAACCAGCCATGGAAGGTATCGATGGCCATGCGCCCGGGCGCGGCCAGCACCTGTGCATGCAGGCCGCGCGCGCGCGGCAGCGCGGCGCGTGCGGCATCGGGCGACAGCCCGCGCTGCGTGAGCGCGGCGATCACCGCGTCGTCATCGTCGCGCGCGAGCTGCGCGAGCACTTCCAGCAAGCGCTCGCGCATTTCCTCCGCGGCCTTGCGCGTGAAGGTGATGGCGAGGATCTCGTGCGGCGCCGCGCCGGCCAGCAGCAGGCGCAGCAGGCGCGCCACCAGCAGCCAGGTCTTGCCGCTGCCCGCGCAAGCCTCGACCACCACGGAACTGGCGGGGTCGCAGGCCGCGCGCGTGAACTCGGCCTCGGCCACCGGCTGGCCATCGCGCAAATAGGCGTGGATGCTCATGCGCGGCCCCCTATCCCCGGCGGCAACGCCGTGCTTTCCCAGAAGCCCTTGCGGCACAAGCCGCGGGCGGTGCAGTAGGTGCACGCGCTGGCGTCCCCGAAGGCCGGCAACGGCGCATCCTGGCGCAGGCGCATCACGTCGCTGCGCAATTGTTGTTCGAGCCACACCACTGCGGCGTCGAAGTCAGGCAGGCTCACTTCGCGCTGTGGCGCCGGCGGCCCGTCCTTCGCGCCTTCGAGCGCCACCCAGCTGCCAGCGGCAACGTCGGCGCGCAGCAATCCATAGAACGGCAACTGGCAATCCTCTTCCACGTCCCCGACCTTGCGCTTCAAGCGCAGCACGGTCTGGGTCTTGTAATCAAGCACCGCGCGGCTGCCGTCGCGCGCGCGATCCAGCCGGTCGATGCGGCCATTGACGCGCAGCGGCTGGCCGTCGGGCATGGGCAGGTCGACAGTGGCATCGAGCTCGCCATCGTCCCAGAACCAGCCCTGCGCCTCGCGCTCCGCCTGCCATGCCACGTAGGATGGCAGCACTTCGCACCAGCGGCGGTAGTAGCCGATGGCGTTGCCGTCTTCCTTCATCAGCGCGCCGAACTCGTGATCGGAAATCTCGCGCAGGCGCGCCAGCCGAGCATCTTCACGGCGCAAGCCGTCCTGCGAGGCTTCGCGGTGGTAACGCAGCAGCACGCGGTGCAGCAGCTCGCCGATGTCGCGTTTTTCCAGGTCGTCGCTGACGACTTCCAGCCCCGCCAGCCCGAGCATGCGGCCGGCAAAAAACTGGTAGGGGCAGCGGCGCAGCATGTTGTACGCCTGCGCGCTCCAGCGCGAAGGCACCAGCTCCGATGCCGCCGGCGCGGGCATGCCGTCCACCTCGGCGAAGGTCTCGTGCAGCACCGGCAACGCGCTCGCCTCGATCGGCGCGCCCGCGCGCGCGCACAGCGCGCTGAGCCGCTCGATCCAGCCCGACACATGCTTGGGCTCGCCACGCGCGCCAAGGCGCTGCCAGGTGAGCACCACGTCGTCGTTGTTCAGCAGGACCTCGGCCAGGTCTCGCGCCTGCTGGGCGAAGCGCACCTCGCGGTCTTCCAGTGCGAGCTCACGCCGCATCTGGTTGGAGAAGAACATCAGCTCGGCCGCGCTGGAGGGAAGCTGCGTGTCATCGCACCCCACCACCACGACCCCATCGAAGCGGCGCATGCGCGCGCCGTTAAGCGGCAGGATCGTGATGCGCGCGGCGCCGCTGGCCGAGGGCTCCTTGTAGGCAACCGACTCTAGCAAGGCTGACAGCATGGAGCGGAATTCGCCGAGATCGAGTGTGGCCAGCGCACCGGTCTCGTCCTGCGGCAGGTCGGCAAGACGCGCCAGCGCATCGAGCAGTTGTGTGCCCGCATCGTCGGCAGACAAGGCCTCGCGCATGCCGAGCACATCCAGCGTGGCATCGAGGCGTTCCAGCCAGGTCGAGACCGGGTGCTGTGCGTTGCCGCGCGGCCAGGCGCCGGCTTCGGCCGCAAGGTGCTGCACCAGCTCGCAAGCGGCCTGCCGGGCGGCGCGGCGCGCGTCGTCTTGCGCGGCGTCGCCGGCATTGCCATCGCCGCTGGCCTGGTCAGCCGTATCGGGGCGGAAGCGCTGCTGCAAGCGGCGCCAGCCACCGCTGATGCCGTCTCGCCGGATCTGCCGCTCCAGCGCGGCAATGGCCTCCCCGCGCAATGCAAAGTCTGGCAGGCAAAACGGGCTCTTCAGCAGGTCGAGCAGGGCAGAGGTATCGCCGTCCTGGTTGAGCAGGTCGAACCATCGCATCAGCGCAGCCGCGGCGCGCGTGGTCGAGAGCTTCCAGCCGGTTTCGTCGCGCACCGGCGCGCCGGCACGCGCCAGCAACGCGCGCGCGCGCCGCGCCACTACGCGATCGTGCGCCACCAGCGCCACGTGGCGGCGGCCTTCGTTGAGCCACTGCACCAGCTGCCCGGCGGCAGCGCCGGCCTCGTCCTCGAAGCGCGCGCTGCCGATCACGCGCACGCGCGGGCGCTCGGCCGGCAGGCTGCGTGGCGCGCGGCGCGCGGCAGCTTCATTCGGGCCAGGCAGCCGCGCCTCGGGCCACAGTGCCAGCAAGGTGTCGTACCAGTCGGGCTCCCCGTCCTCATCGCCCAAACCGGCATCAAGCGCGCCGCTCGGCGCCTGCGCGGACTGCGCAGTCCAGTCGTAGCCGATGCGGATCACCGGCACGAGCTCGGCGGCCTGCCGCAGGAACGCTTCCTCGATCGGCTGGGGCGGCGTTGGCCCGAGCCAGATGACCGGGCCGTCCAGGTGCTGGGCCAGCCGGTGCAGCGCGCGCCGGCGCGCGGGCAGCGGATCGTCCGGGCCGGACAAGGCTTGCCAGAAGGCCATCACGATGCGCGCCTCCTCACCGAGGAAGCGGGAAGACAGATGCGCGTAGGTCCGCTCCAGCGCGCCCTGCAGCAGGGCCGCGCGATCGTCCCCATCGACGTCTTCATCGCGGATGGCGTCATCGTCGAGCCAGCGCGCGCTCAGTTCATCGCTGATGGCGAGCAGCGTCTGCGCCAACCCCCACGCCGCGGCCTCGGTCTGCGCGCCAAATGCGCGCCGCAGCCAGTCCTGCGCACGGATGGCCTGCTGCACGGCCAGCAGCCGCGCCGCATGGCTGCGCACCGGGATCGGGTCGGGCGGCAAGTCGAGCAGCCAGTGGCCAATGGTGA comes from the Cupriavidus basilensis genome and includes:
- a CDS encoding YbaB/EbfC family nucleoid-associated protein, with amino-acid sequence MMKGQLAGLMKQAQQMQENMKKMQEQLALIEVEGQSGAGLVKVVMTCKNDVKRVSIDPSLLAEGEDKELLEDLVAAAFNDAVRKAEATSQEKMGSMTSGLPLPPGFKLPF
- a CDS encoding DNA polymerase III subunit gamma/tau, with amino-acid sequence MSYQVLARKWRPRDFTTLVGQEHVVRALTHALEQQRLHHAYLFTGTRGVGKTTLSRILAKALNCIGPDGTGDITAQPCGVCKACTEIDSGRFVDYIEMDAASNRGVDEMASLLDKAVYAPTAGRFKVYMIDEVHMLTNHAFNAMLKTLEEPPAHVKFILATTDPQKIPVTVLSRCLQFNLKQMPPGHIVSHLDHVLGEEGIVREPNALRLLAQAAHGSMRDALSLTDQAIAYSAGQVSEAAVRGMLGAIDQSYLVQLLDALAAEDGPAMLAVADGMADRSLSFAGALQDLASLLHKIALAQAVPASVQEEWPEAAEVRRFAAAFDAQEVQLFYQIANLGRSELALAPDEYAGFTMTLLRMLAFRPSASPTPTVAQGGGQPAPRTRGGAAPAARVAADTAAASAAAAPVAPSLRAAAPMPAADPSAAQAQQPAPAAPARTLSPAPAAVAPATAPASAAPMSPARAALAAARLASAARAGGSPRMPPPAAAPAAPAARPPSAHPLRPPGPPVAVSRPAAPVPAAQATAPARREPVPARQAASDARDVRDSGPSDDVPPWEHAGSSDVPPWEDLPPDLPVIGPYDSDPEPMPSRQAALRREPAPRAAPPAPAPAAVQAAPAEPVAPVRLTPPKPPAAGEDGTPPVFTGAWPALAASLPLKGLAQQLAYQSELVQVVGRTFHLRAPVAPITEAGVVERLQQTLAEHLGAEVRVQCEIGAVADTAAAADAQARAERQREAEATIEGDPFVQGLLREFGGTILEGSIQPRAA
- a CDS encoding adenosylcobalamin-dependent ribonucleoside-diphosphate reductase, with product MNAKDQMLRATLPPQDISTEVLLEKYAKGEEATAADVRQRVARALAEAEPEAQRAQWAERFLWAQEQGFVPAGRINSAAGTRIEATLINCFVQPVGDSVSEVRDGKPSIYTAVAQAAETMRRGGGVGYDFSAIRPAGALVRGTHSRASGPVSFMKVFDASCATVESAGSRRGAQMGVLRCDHPDIETFIHAKDRGELTNFNISIGVSDDFMRAVEADGEVELVHEAEPAAETIAAGAYRRDDGQWAYRRVPARQLWDQVMRATYDHAEPGILFLSHINDDNNLYYCERIEATNPCAEQPLPPYGCCDLGSIDLTRFVRQPFGADSRFDFEAFAEVVRLAVRMLDNVLDITYWPLPEQQAEAHAKRRIGLGFLGLGSALVMLGIRYDAEAGRALAARIAQTLRDTAYLASAGLAREKGAFPLFKAEAYLASGFARRLPGAVREAIGRDGIRNSHLLSIAPTGTITLAFADNASNGIEPAFSWTYNRKKRMADDSYKVFEVADHAWRLYRHLGGDMAQLPDSFVTALQMSALDHMKMLEAVQPYIDTSISKTVNVPEDYPYEAFRNLYLEAWRAGLKGLATYRPNSVLGAVLSVTPPPAGAQAAPAMPAVTDDPLRKPFASRPVGDLEGVTSKVEYMTYEGHKTVYLTVNFMRVAGQLDGKPVAVERPVEFFMPAGQRNDGQQWITSTMRLLSMVARSGGSIAKALADMRNVVWDKGTVRYGTLTRQDGTEVPRFHDSEVAAIGYALQRILIKRGFLDAEGIQVPVAALAARLAGLEGLEGPSGGAVDRGGAAPAAGGAGMPAAGMGLRSGKPCPECGAHALHKVDGCAKCANCGYVGECG
- a CDS encoding UvrD-helicase domain-containing protein is translated as MSIHAYLRDGQPVAEAEFTRAACDPASSVVVEACAGSGKTWLLVARLLRLLLAGAAPHEILAITFTRKAAEEMRERLLEVLAQLARDDDDAVIAALTQRGLSPDAARAALPRARGLHAQVLAAPGRMAIDTFHGWFGTLLRGAPLASGIVPGATLREDALRMKREAWAPFWQALATPPYANLRAAFERLVDAIGEFQARALLDAMFHARSEWFAFRESADPAEALAADLGEDAQVDVLLDVLADDGWLDACQGLASQLGRGGKTEQAHATRLADAILAIRAWREAGAEGGEPAERTFAILRDAFFTAAGKPRSLRATTALTKALGGEAMVDAFLAEHGDMCAALEQVAQRRCEAAVLAVNLALYELGDALLTRYQHHKSEQRAMDFADLEWLAARLMRDEETATYLQVRLDARYRHLLLDEFQDTNPLQWRILQGWLAGYAGLGERPTVFLVGDPKQSIYRFRRADARLFQAAGEMLQSGFGATVLRTNRTRRNRPEVLDWVNAVFDTARADGRYALFETQTTALDEPGGPVWLLPLVEPEAEPAPQDDAASDDDTAARDPATHRDTLTQPRQHEGDSLRLEEGRRVAAWLKHVRATVPVADSDGPRPARWSDVHLLVRRKTHLAEYERAFREAGIPCLSPRRGGLLATLEALDLSALLAFLMTPESDLDLAHVLKSPLVGATDEDLIAIAQMAQAREPRPGWWACLREQGLPEFGSPALRDGVARLRHWLEVAPHRPVHDLIDHIYHGGEVRRRYAEAAPAEIRDQVLANLDAFLKLSLDLDGGRYPSLPKFIDELQEIRRGEEGESPDEGGMADSAEDAQGEADADDATDNALDAVHILTVHAAKGLEAPFVVLLDANHSDAAADRSGILIDWPPSSAVPVHFSAYGKRSTRGLARAPLFEAEAALAERENWNLLYVAMTRARQGLLVSGVKGRASRSADSAEGNREIAGSWYARLLAAGVGAEVEPFPAATAQDVADAAASHDARVRFTDFRQRYREAAESLAPVLAWEDEEAEQGAATGEDGDHTIVFDADAARHGELLHALLERVTRYPEAFEGLPTPEVVMRWFPLAGAGTAQARTLWREQAHAAVEGARLMLEAPALRPLLFPQGALSARNEVELYDARGRLLRIDRLVEFADRVVIIDYKLRLLPQEHAAYAQQLAGYVAAVRPMFPGRRVEAGVATADGEWIAADALQTSRQGTLF